The following nucleotide sequence is from Bactrocera oleae isolate idBacOlea1 chromosome 2, idBacOlea1, whole genome shotgun sequence.
ttgcaGGCActtaaaattctatatataatataatatacaatattacaaaaattaactaTCTAATAACTTAAAAAAGCAGCTCACATAAACATATTGAATTGACAAAATAAAACCATTATGCTAAAAGTTAAGAACtgataaaaacatataaaaattaggTAAACAAATCGGGTAACACAACAAGGTAACGAAAGGTTAACAAGACAAACAACACGATGCCTGAAAGCAAATAAGGAATTCGCTCAGGAACACCCTCACACACACATGcccacacataaatacatacgagGTTGTTTGAATAATAACTAATTTATGTGGGCAGCTCCCCGTTAGAGGACTATTAGAGTAATGACTTCATTTGAGGTGCGCCCGCGGGGGTGCTCCGGAGCAAAACAgccaaataaacaaacaaaaggtGCGACGCAAAGAAATAACacacaacacaaacaaaaatggGTATTTAAGAACACACATAAAAGAACGTGCAACGTGGCGGTCATGCCACATATAACGCCACATGCCACATGCTGCATGCAAAAGCCGCTTTCAATTTCCAATAGGATTTTGCATTCTGATGAGCCTCATTTTCGGGCAACTTTACTTACAGTTTGTGGCTGCTGCACTGATGTTGATGCTGACGTTGATGTGGCATGTTGCAGGAATACCAATGGACCGACAACACTACCGCCGGCGCCGCCTCCACCACTAGCGCTATTGTTTGCGGTCTTGTGCAACAAAGATTTCGGCTGTTGTACAATGGGCGGCTTACCGTTATCGAATTGGTAGTAGAGCACATCGGTGGCAGGTGTAGCGCCACCAAAAAGCATAGCGCTCTCAACACCACCCGTACCGCTGCTACCGCCGAATGATGATTTGTAAAGCGCTTGCTGCGGTGGTGGCGGATCGGCGGTTTGAGCGCCCGAAATGTGATAAGCTGACATTTGTGGATGCATCTCCGATGGCGCATGTTGTAGTTGCTGCTGCGGCTGCGCTTGCCCAGTGCCACGTAGAAAATCGGGCATTTGCGGCATTTTATAGTTGTAGATGTAGGGACGCTCATACTCGACAGTGCTGCCACCAGCACCATGATGTATGTAGGAGAGAAATAGATCGGACTTAGCTGGATGAAGACGAGCATCGAAGCCACCCATGCCAGCGGTGTGTGCGGGCACCGGTGTGTGATAGCAGTTGGATGTGGGCATCTGACCGGTGAGTAGCTGTGTTTTGGTGATAGCCTGCCCGGAGAGTCGCCTTGTCGGCACGCCTATATCCGACTTGGCGTCGCGCTTCTTAATGTGTAAACCGGCGACCGACGATGGACCCTGATAGTAGTAGGGCGCTGCAGGCGTATTCGGCCATTCGACGAAGCTATCCATGCGATTGGTGCTAGAACTTAAATTACTACCACAACCATAAGCATTATCAACACTACTACAACCACCACCACTATGAGCACCTGTAATATTACCGCTACTACCGTTACCACTACTGCCGTTATGACCGTTGCCGGCTGACGCACCAGTCGATTTGCCAAAAACATTATTCAAACTGAATTTGTATTGATTATTCTCGAATGTGGTGTAGTTCAGTAGACGATTGCCAAcaccactgttgttgttgttgttgttggttgcacTTGAGTGTGTGGCTTTTGAGGCGCATTTCTCATTAGCGTTAGTAAGGTTAGTGGCCGAATGATGGGCGGAAGCAAGGGACGTAGGACCATGGGAGTTGGTTGATGAGGTGTGTATGGGCGCCAACGATTTACCCATTTGATGGTTGGAGTTGGGGTTATTGTAAATGGGTTTCGTTTGTgatggctgttgttgttgttgttggcgttgtgCAAAGCATGAAGTTTGGCGTGGCGtagcctgttgttgttgttgttggtgttgcatTTGCTGATTACTCACAGTTTGTTGCATTAAGCTGTTGTATGTGGTTGTGCCATTGCCGCCGCCTCCGCCTCCTCCACCGCCGCCAATGGACTTGCGATGGCTGCCGCTGGAGGCACCCGAAGATTTATTAGTTCCATAGCGTGTGCTGTCGCTAGATCTAGATttgaagaaaaacaacaacatatgcaAAGAGTTGGTAGCAGCACAAGTGAAGCATAGTATTAGGGTGTGTATATCGTAATCTGCCGGGTACTCACCTCTCGGAAGAATAGGCGTAGTCTTGATCGGCTCCTAATCCGGAATCGGTGTGTTCGTGTGACACACGCAACGCTGAATTCTCTAGTGGGCTGAGATTGGAGCCTGTCGGTGAGATAAAGTCGCCCATACTCATGCTGGACATCATTCTGTAAAAAATTAGAGTTTAGTTAAATGCGTCAAGGGATATTTTGGCACACTTTAAGTGTCTAAGCCTACGACCAAAAAATCAGCGCGAAAGAGGATATAGTTCAAGCAAAATGTGAGCATTTTGAAATCGTTAGGAACCACAATCCGGTTGAGAAACTTTTATGACTTTATGGAATACACCTTTGGAAGAAATCCAGAGAATAAATTTTCTGGGATGTAATATTTGCATTGGCAGCCTACGGAGCGCAGAAGGTAagcctttttaatttaatattttgagatTTCCAGAGTTAGGTCATTTTGCCTCGATATGGGGTTAAGGTAAGAAAGATACTTCGAATATACAACAGGAAACTGTATATCGTTTAAGATCTAGTGATCTATTTATGATACTTTTAATTCTTGACCATAACATTACCTTACTAAGCCGCTATTCCGTTCACATTCTCTCGAAGATATTGTGCTGGCGGAGCGTATAGATCCATTTCGGCCACTCGTATTATCAGTCACATTCGAACTTTGGAAATACAATCTGTGAAGAAGGTAAagcaaaactaattttaatttaattaaataaaaacaaataacattaaACTACATAAAGGTATAACTTTGCTTAAAGATTttatagggtgatccattttaAGGTTCCCaacttaaaaacaaacaaaaaattatgaaaaattcaaatttaatgaagaatgtttattatcatttgaaagaacattctttggcatttatcttttgaagattatctctttcaaatattgGTTTTCGACGACACGTTCGAGTATTCCTACTGGTAGCTGGCGAATTACACTCGTTATTCAAGGCCTAAATTAAAGCGGAaatgtccgcatagactttagactttacatatccttacaggaaaaagtctaacgttGTGTTATCAAACGATCTTGGAGGTTAATCGACcagcccaaaacgtgaaattatctgatccgaagtgttctctcaataaatccattgattgatgcaatgtgtgggaagtggtgccgtcttgttgaaaccgcTCAGTAAgtcgattatgttgaccataagttgagcgaagtgcgcgaattttcgtaataaagttgaacgatttgtaaacgttgttcaggcgaaAGTTTTTTCATAATGAAATGCCAAAAACAATACTGAGTAACATGAGAGCATGACATGACTCACGGCTAAGTACttttacttggatcacccgttacattgaatatgttttcaagaaaccagaaaataaaaaattgcaagttATTCAGAAACcttatgcatatttattatttgtattctcCCTCACATAatggaatatttttataattgatGTTGTCTAACAGACTTGGGTTGACGAAAAGTTCTCAAAAGCTTTCAGAAAACTACGAACAATCTAACTCTAACGCTAGGCTGATAAGTACATGTTAGCAGCCTTAGTACAGGAATTTCTTCACATGTGCTTAACTACTTTAGGACTACTTTAAATAGGAAAGATTGGAAATCTTCTCGTAAGGGAAAACATCTAAATCTACTTTGGTACTTGAATAAAAAGATCAGATTTAAATCGTACGTAGACACGAAAATCTTTACTATAACGTATAATAAATCTACTATCAACATCATGTGCGTATTATACACATAGTTCACAGTAATACTGATCTTGTATTTCATGAGCTTATTTCTATGCAGCTTTTCTAATGTTTCCAAAACAGATTTATATGTTTATCACActctaaaatctttaaaatcgtttaaattggTCTCTGTTTAGATCATTAAAGATCAATAACAAAATAAGTTGTAGCGAAACTTTTTTTTGATGTGAAATGTGTAATAACTATTTTAAGCTAAGTTATTTCGTTAATCTTCCGAAGTCCGTCTTAGTCGAACGAGAGAGTTTTGTTCCAAATCAGCTAATATCGAATCTTAACATGCAGTAATATAGAAACATGTTTGACTATTCTTCATTCGTCAGCAGAACTAAACATTTTAAACTTTGAGTTATGGAAAATAATTGTATAGTAAGAGTAAAGCACAGTAACACCGCCAATTTTCCAAGTGCTCGTAAAgtcttataattaatataacgaCGCTAATTTTTAGCTTTAAATTCATTTTGCTGATTGTCATATATATTAATTCAATTCTTAAAcacttataatattttcttataattaaacacatttttcattGGAAAGCTCACCTGATACGATCATTGTTGAGATTAGGTTGACCAGATTCACATTTTCTAAgaaaatgaatttattaaaatcagtACTAAGTTGGAAAAAATTAACCCTAACATAAAGCAATTGTTTTCGAAGTTGttctgttttttgttatttgacttttaaattgaactaaatatttatgtagttaTAAATAGTCCTTATAAAAAATAGCTTGTCTAATGAACGAACCAGCTACAGTATAGTAATTTTTCGGTCAAACTTCTGAAGACAGAGTTTGAAGCTTTCTGAAGTTACACTGGTAATATCTCGACTACCAAAACTCAAATTTTCAACTATTGTGTATCTTTTTGAGTCCAGAGAATAATATAGAAATCTAACTGTCAATTTTTAAAGAGTGGAGGATATTAACTATATATTTCGTTGCAATTATActgaatttgtgaaattttactAAGATTGTCTTCTACGTTTTTGAAAATGTAAGGAGCTTTAACTGCTATTTCTAATTTAAGGTTTCAATATCAAAAAACTCACCCTCTAATGCGATCCACACGATTTTTGCCTTGTCCACTTGTTGAACCGCTGCCGTTTGTTATCGTATTAGCCGAGCCAGTGCTTTTGCCACCCACGCTACCCTTACTGCCGCTCTTGTGGATCTTCATATTCATTGTGGAACGCTTGGAATTCGTCTCCACGACTGTGTAGGGTATTTCGCGTAACTGATCTTCAGTCATGCCGGCTGTATCGACTAGACCGAATTGCAAATGTTTCGCTAGTTCACTAGACCAAATGCGATTGCGCGAATCGGAGGGAGATCTTGCGAAAGATGGatgaaataatacaaaatagaaaataatataaatgagcTCATACAAATTTCTACTAAATTCCTCCTGTATGCTCCCGATACTCACTTGTTCTTCCGATGTCGTCGTGATTTGTGATGCGAATGCGTATCCGAATGACTATCGTTGCTGTGCATGCTGCGCGCCACCACACTACTCTTCGATACTGATGCCTGTTGTACGGAACTTTGACCCATACTAGCCTCAGCCTGGCGGCGTTGAACTTCGCGCCACTGTAATGTGGAATCGATTAACTCCGCTGAACCGCTGCGCACCGATGACGAACGGTGGCCCGAATAACTGCGACCACGCGTGCTCTCATGTTCCGAACCGGCAGAGTCACGACGGTGACGCGAACGACGACGCTTGCGATGATGCGAACGACCTGAACGACCAGATCCACGTGATAATTCACTCTCATTATCGGAGGTACGCCGATGGCGATGCTTATGCCTGCGCGTGAAAAGTGCAAAAGTACGAGAGGGAAGACACGTAGTTTAGTGGAAGAAAAAAACATTGAGTTTAAAATATACCAGCAAGATCAAGGGTTAGCAATATAATTGAACTCAAAGTCAATATTGCGCCAAATTATTGGTTATCAAAAACATATTTCAACTAAGCAGTCGACGGTAATACGATCGTACGTGCGATCAAATGCGGTACAAAGCGATCGCCTAGAGCGATTTGCTCACGCCAAATGCGGCTGCGGCGTGCGCAATGGACTTTTAAAGTGCTTGCGCTTCACCGTCTTCTTGTTgtgcttattattattgttgtactcACCTGCGCGTCGAACGTGAATCGTTTGATGAATGACTCTCCACCGAACTCGAACGATAACGCTGCTGATGAGCAGATGTCGAGGATGAAGATACGTGATCGCGATGCGCTGAACGCGACGAATGCCTATGCTGTGATGATCCCGACTGGTGGTGATGGTGTTGATGGTGATGATGCGAACCGCTACCACCACCACTGCCACCGCCTGCAATCGCTGAACGCACCGAGCGCGGACTTGACGGATTATTGCCGAATAGTGAACGCTGTTGAGAACGTGGCCATGGAGCGCTGCGCGTGCTGCGCGGCGAATCAGGTGTTTGCAAATTACTGTTGCAAACGCTGCCACCGCCGTTGTTGCCCAACTGGGATTGCTGATGATAGGGACGTATGCCGAGGCTCGTTGGTATGCTGTAGGTGGAGCGGTAGGGACTCTCGAAGTTGCTGTGCCGGAGAAAAAGAGTGCATAATAATGAGTATAAGAACAgcaaaactatttatatatatgtaagtatttatttagaagtattttcataaaatagtATGTTCATGATTTATAGAGACCTTCGCAGGCTTGTAATTCAGgtgtaaaataaattgtttcataTTAAAGACTTGCGCGTATATAAGCCACTGAGTTTGTGACTCTTAATGGAGGTGCTTTCGTTGTACTTGTGCGTGGCGGATCTCTTAAGCGTGGATATCTTGTTCGCGTTTGTGCGCTATTACGGCTGATTACACACGTCACGCAGATACTTGATGCGCACGTGAGCGGGCGTGAGCTTGTGCAACGACTCACATGTGCCTGCTCGCCTGCGGTTATGTTGTGCAATAAATATTGATTTGTATTCTTTGCTTAGTTTTCGCATAATTTGGTTGATTAAGCAGCGCATTGCAATCGCCGGGCTCGGACAAATTGAGTAATTGCAACCGCTGGAAGCGTGTCATGTGTCAGAATAGCATGGTTGGTGGACTGATGAATGCAGGGGTGATAGGGAATTtcttaatttacaataaattttagagTAGAGTAAAAGCCAGACTGCAGCAAGAAGAACTTTGTGCTAAACTAAAAAATGGAGAATACTACCTTATCCGCCTACGCCGGCTACGGTCCCTTTAAACCTTCGTTAGAGCAAATATTGGTATATGATATGAGGGGGAGAAAAGTTAAGACAAATTGAAAGTGATAACAGTAAACTCTTTTCAAATGACTGCTATCGACTTTGTATCATATATAATTCTAATCAATAAGACGTACATATTCGTAATCAATAACCATGGAGCATCatagatattttaatatacacgTTCTTAAATTGCAACGCTTATTTTTCGATTTGACGTCTGGGCCTTCATTAAGCCCTTTCTAAGAAACTAAGCATAATAATTTGGAAATATCTAAGAAtaatgtaataacatgaacacaTAAAGATGTATTTACtatctccaaaaaaattaacaaatttcgaTGTTGGATGAACTAAGCTCAAACTTcattaaacattaattttaacaGCGACCGTCCCTATACATAGATTAGTAGAATTCAACTCCCGTTCGAAAACCATAAGAAAGAGAAGAGGACTTTGAACTAAATcgttttgttttattgaaaaacatttactttgtattataataatatttggaaATTCTTGCTTAGTGTTAAGAACCCAATTTTTTTGCACCCACAATATGTAAAAAGTGTATACCACTTTCGAACGGTACATTTTCATTAGAAAAACGACACATCGGTCTGTAATAAATCACCACACTACACATAGTTGGCAATGTCTAGACGAAACAATTgtctttaattgaatttgaatggatTTGCGGCACGATCTCGGGGTTGAGGTGCGACCACTTGAAGTGTCAGTACACAGTCAGGAAAAAAGCTAAATTTACTAACGAATATTTGTTTTCTTACCCTTTAGCCATAGTATAATAaacgcaatattttttttggcaaatacGTATGTGTGTTGTATACGCTCTGCTTGTTGCTGTTTCACCATTTCGCAAACATATTGAAAGTCAAGAAGTGCACTTGATTTCTTTGCTAATGAAAAGGCAAAATATCGAGAGGAAAAAGCGACGAAGAAAAAGCACAAtctcaaatgacaaatgaaaatgaaagggAGAAAAATCATGACGTGTGTGTGAGGCACTCGGGCGCTGCGGACGATTGGGTACGACTGCATGACAAATGTAGTACCGTTAGTTGGCAGCAAAAGCCACATGCTTAGCATAAACAACGATGTGTGTTTGAGGCGCCGAGCGTGCTGCCAAAATAGCCCAAAatcaaaagtgaaataaatcaAAAGACTGTTTACAATATTGCTGGTTAGCGGTTATAGCGCTAGAGAGTCAGCGTGAAGGCAAAGGAAATGATGCTTTAGACTATATATGCGTAAGGATGTGTGTGTGACAGGTCAAGGCTTGAGTGCACGTCCGCCGGAAATCAGCAAAAGTATTAGCAatgattcaataaaaaaatctaaaataaaaaaaaaagattcgattggaaataaataaactttgGCGCTGAAAGGGCTAAATAACACAATCttttgtatacaaacatacacgaggtagatgcgtgcgtgtgtgtgcgaatGATTTTCAAGTGTGCATAGTGTAAACTTACTTGGGCATCATGTTGGTCGCTTGCATGCCCGCGCCAACACCGCCGTCACTGTTCTGGTAGACGCTGCTGTCGGTGACGCTGTTGCCGATACCGCCATTGGTGTGACCGCCGACTGTTTTGCCTTTCAGGGTGTTGCTGGTGCTTCTACTGCCGTGCAGAAAGTCATCAATCACTCGTCTTGGCTGGCGTTTCGAGGGGACACGTGTGAATGCCGGCTGTATGCGGCCCAGCGAAAGTGCATCCTTGGCCGAGGGCTGCTTCTCCGTGCGACTGCTGTGTGCGTGGTGGACAAATGATGAGTTGGCAAGTTGGTTGGCCGATTGGTTGGTTGTTGGTTTGGGCGAGTGGTTGTTGTTGGTCGTAAAGTAAAACAAATCAATCCATATTTGTTACGGGTTAGGTTGTTTGGCAAATGCGGGAGATGTGATGATGTTGGAGTACATAGAAAAGaacgaaaagaaaaaattatacatttggGTGAACAATGgggagaacaaaaacaaaaactataaaagatATGAAATAACATTTCAAAGCAAACTTTATGCATACACATGGTTGTTGTACTTGACGTTGTTCTAGAAAATATACACATTTCTTTGCGAAGCAACGCAAACGTAATAAAACGGAGTATTGGAAAAAAGTTCACATGGCAATAAAGCGACGCAAATGCCTGGCAGCACTGCGCTCGTAAAAACTTTGACGCAAGCCAAGAGGCGTGCATTGCCTAGCCCCTTGTCTGTTGTTCGCTGTTGCCGCGCCTGTGGTCGCAGACAAATGAGTTGCACCCGAGCTAACCTTGTCGTGACGAATGTCGTAAAAAACCACAAACAATCAGCGAAAACAAGCTGCCACATGCCATGGAAAAGTCCAAAAGGAATGCGCTTCTTGGCGCATTGCCACGCAGGCAGTCATCTATCTTCTAGCCAAGCGTTTGCAGACAAAGAGTTGTGGCTTAAATCAGTATAGAAAACTGTTAAGGGGCTTAGGAGAAGCATTCATCATGTGAACTCGCATATACTCAGTTCTGTATGAGAGAAGCGGCTACAAttgcattaatattatattatacatgtattcttaataatatttgatacatttttatacGCGGAGGTCTACTTTGTGATTCAAATTGAAATACACTATTTATTGGTCTACAAGTATGGCAGTATACAAGTCAGTTTTtactataattaattattttaaatctcTTAATTAGATAAATCTTGTGGATTTCATGGAATACTACCTATCAGATTTTAGCCGAGGAAACTCTTTTGGTACATTTAATTTAAGCTttgatatattaaattatttattagaaaatgttttttaaatgccAGATTTGGATAGCTAATTGGCGAAAatggtatatggtatacattttacattccgatattatttttaggtccTTGGTTCATGAGTAGACCTAAAATTTGTATATCACAAATATACAGCTCtcaaatcatataacataataagataatatataaataaaaaaaagaaaaactatgtcaaagaaacaatacaatacatatatcatgattttatgattaacgttttaaatgcaaatattttgaatttataacaaataatagTAAACCAACTAGGAGCACGTTGATCAAGCGTATTTGTGTCgttctttgaaattttgtttcgcactgcttttagCAGATACTTTTAGaggggtttatttctggcatcccgccttttttgaaaTCAGCTGTTCAAAATTCCTAATAGTCAAGGAAAGAGAATGAGAAAAATattagggaaaatgagagagtctcgtatcatgtcatccttgattACGCAGCGGACAAGACGTGCATGAAAAGTATACGCATGTATGAATGAAGCAAAAATCAACGATTTTGTAGGGAATTAGATTTTTTCTTTGtagaacatttaaatatatactatattttgtttatatttgttcataattaaaaatacaattattaatatttttcattaatacttttttttacaatactagtaaaagcaaaattaactgtGGAGAAAATATATGCACACTCTTTCCATTTAAAAACGATTTAAAGGAAACCACAAATGGTCTATACCGGACTGAAAACTTGCACGTGCAAATGAatgtatcaaaattaatattattttaggttGAGTGGCGATTAAGAATAGTTGGGCAATGTGGCATTTAAAAAAGGGAGTACATGAAATTTTATAGAGTAAGAATTAGTTTAATTTCAAACGTAAAATATGCACCTACGtccgaaaactttttatgtgaacgtaCTCATACCAAAGCGTACATCaaacttttctgtcaaaacaaacGTCTGACGCAAAGTGAAGTAA
It contains:
- the LOC106624081 gene encoding uncharacterized protein isoform X3; the protein is MNCLCRPSRIMSVRINLLDETDFLHEIKDDLPGQALLDVVFARLNLIETSYFGIRYIDEENQTHWLDPASRISRQLKPKSDPYDLYFGVKFYAADPCKLLEEITRYQLFLQVKQDVLQGRLPVAFELAAELGAFVVQSELGDYDQRRHSKGYVSEFRLLPNQSSELETRVAELHQQLMGMSPATAELNYLDKVKWHDMYGVDLHPVLGEDSVEYFLGLTPSGIVVLRNKTTVAHYYWPRIAKVYYKGRYFMLRISDKNNELSTYGFETPRKTACKHLWRCCVEHHAFFRMVRIAPLPNSQSNNSDLFQLGSRLRYSSRTEKQPSAKDALSLGRIQPAFTRVPSKRQPRRVIDDFLHGSRSTSNTLKGKTVGGHTNGGIGNSVTDSSVYQNSDGGVGAGMQATNMMPNNFESPYRSTYSIPTSLGIRPYHQQSQLGNNGGGSVCNSNLQTPDSPRSTRSAPWPRSQQRSLFGNNPSSPRSVRSAIAGGGSGGGSGSHHHHQHHHHQSGSSQHRHSSRSAHRDHVSSSSTSAHQQRYRSSSVESHSSNDSRSTRRHKHRHRRTSDNESELSRGSGRSGRSHHRKRRRSRHRRDSAGSEHESTRGRSYSGHRSSSVRSGSAELIDSTLQWREVQRRQAEASMGQSSVQQASVSKSSVVARSMHSNDSHSDTHSHHKSRRHRKNKSPSDSRNRIWSSELAKHLQFGLVDTAGMTEDQLREIPYTVVETNSKRSTMNMKIHKSGSKGSVGGKSTGSANTITNGSGSTSGQGKNRVDRIRGLYFQSSNVTDNTSGRNGSIRSASTISSRECERNSGLVRMMSSMSMGDFISPTGSNLSPLENSALRVSHEHTDSGLGADQDYAYSSERSSDSTRYGTNKSSGASSGSHRKSIGGGGGGGGGGNGTTTYNSLMQQTVSNQQMQHQQQQQQATPRQTSCFAQRQQQQQQPSQTKPIYNNPNSNHQMGKSLAPIHTSSTNSHGPTSLASAHHSATNLTNANEKCASKATHSSATNNNNNNSGVGNRLLNYTTFENNQYKFSLNNVFGKSTGASAGNGHNGSSGNGSSGNITGAHSGGGCSSVDNAYGCGSNLSSSTNRMDSFVEWPNTPAAPYYYQGPSSVAGLHIKKRDAKSDIGVPTRRLSGQAITKTQLLTGQMPTSNCYHTPVPAHTAGMGGFDARLHPAKSDLFLSYIHHGAGGSTVEYERPYIYNYKMPQMPDFLRGTGQAQPQQQLQHAPSEMHPQMSAYHISGAQTADPPPPQQALYKSSFGGSSGTGGVESAMLFGGATPATDVLYYQFDNGKPPIVQQPKSLLHKTANNSASGGGGAGGSVVGPLVFLQHATSTSASTSVQQPQTSTGGGNQSTATPTNTTQSSTCSEGSIDEHNEDELEDVQEVEEENMEELYAEDEEVVKKKDAYNVELTRNDEWLAISPADSASGNNNYSCNAADSIEATDNADDSLAANYNLDNCNANTNINSNSNGCAGNLFYNTNINVNANTNPCTSSNNTSPTNCSAPNVNATPNRNRCNISQMNQNQNHSHNLNQNLSQNQNQNQNQYLVHNSNSNLNSLAQNRNQNSMPNSNTNANVSTIHNQMNPSISSSLEIILSPIIQSSRRAQ
- the LOC106624081 gene encoding uncharacterized protein isoform X4, with the protein product MNCLCRPSRIMSVRINLLDETDFLHEIKDDLPGQALLDVVFARLNLIETSYFGIRYIDEENQTHWLDPASRISRQLKPKSDPYDLYFGVKFYAADPCKLLEEITRYQLFLQVKQDVLQGRLPVAFELAAELGAFVVQSELGDYDQRRHSKGYVSEFRLLPNQSSELETRVAELHQQLMGMSPATAELNYLDKVKWHDMYGVDLHPVLGEDSVEYFLGLTPSGIVVLRNKTTVAHYYWPRIAKVYYKGRYFMLRISDKNNELSTYGFETPRKTACKHLWRCCVEHHAFFRMVRIAPLPNSQSNNSDLFQLGSRLRYSSRTEKQPSAKDALSLGRIQPAFTRVPSKRQPRRVIDDFLHGSRSTSNTLKGKTVGGHTNGGIGNSVTDSSVYQNSDGGVGAGMQATNMMPNNFESPYRSTYSIPTSLGIRPYHQQSQLGNNGGGSVCNSNLQTPDSPRSTRSAPWPRSQQRSLFGNNPSSPRSVRSAIAGGGSGGGSGSHHHHQHHHHQSGSSQHRHSSRSAHRDHVSSSSTSAHQQRYRSSSVESHSSNDSRSTRRHKHRHRRTSDNESELSRGSGRSGRSHHRKRRRSRHRRDSAGSEHESTRGRSYSGHRSSSVRSGSAELIDSTLQWREVQRRQAEASMGQSSVQQASVSKSSVVARSMHSNDSHSDTHSHHKSRRHRKNKSPSDSRNRIWSSELAKHLQFGLVDTAGMTEDQLREIPYTVVETNSKRSTMNMKIHKSGSKGSVGGKSTGSANTITNGSGSTSGQGKNRVDRIRGKCESGQPNLNNDRIRLYFQSSNVTDNTSGRNGSIRSASTISSRECERNSGLVRMMSSMSMGDFISPTGSNLSPLENSALRVSHEHTDSGLGADQDYAYSSERSSDSTRYGTNKSSGASSGSHRKSIGGGGGGGGGGNGTTTYNSLMQQTVSNQQMQHQQQQQQATPRQTSCFAQRQQQQQQPSQTKPIYNNPNSNHQMGKSLAPIHTSSTNSHGPTSLASAHHSATNLTNANEKCASKATHSSATNNNNNNSGVGNRLLNYTTFENNQYKFSLNNVFGKSTGASAGNGHNGSSGNGSSGNITGAHSGGGCSSVDNAYGCGSNLSSSTNRMDSFVEWPNTPAAPYYYQGPSSVAGLHIKKRDAKSDIGVPTRRLSGQAITKTQLLTGQMPTSNCYHTPVPAHTAGMGGFDARLHPAKSDLFLSYIHHGAGGSTVEYERPYIYNYKMPQMPDFLRGTGQAQPQQQLQHAPSEMHPQMSAYHISGAQTADPPPPQQALYKSSFGGSSGTGGVESAMLFGGATPATDVLYYQFDNGKPPIVQQPKSLLHKTANNSASGGGGAGGSVVGPLVFLQHATSTSASTSVQQPQTGAIVGEMSTEL
- the LOC106624081 gene encoding uncharacterized protein isoform X1, with amino-acid sequence MNCLCRPSRIMSVRINLLDETDFLHEIKDDLPGQALLDVVFARLNLIETSYFGIRYIDEENQTHWLDPASRISRQLKPKSDPYDLYFGVKFYAADPCKLLEEITRYQLFLQVKQDVLQGRLPVAFELAAELGAFVVQSELGDYDQRRHSKGYVSEFRLLPNQSSELETRVAELHQQLMGMSPATAELNYLDKVKWHDMYGVDLHPVLGEDSVEYFLGLTPSGIVVLRNKTTVAHYYWPRIAKVYYKGRYFMLRISDKNNELSTYGFETPRKTACKHLWRCCVEHHAFFRMVRIAPLPNSQSNNSDLFQLGSRLRYSSRTEKQPSAKDALSLGRIQPAFTRVPSKRQPRRVIDDFLHGSRSTSNTLKGKTVGGHTNGGIGNSVTDSSVYQNSDGGVGAGMQATNMMPNNFESPYRSTYSIPTSLGIRPYHQQSQLGNNGGGSVCNSNLQTPDSPRSTRSAPWPRSQQRSLFGNNPSSPRSVRSAIAGGGSGGGSGSHHHHQHHHHQSGSSQHRHSSRSAHRDHVSSSSTSAHQQRYRSSSVESHSSNDSRSTRRHKHRHRRTSDNESELSRGSGRSGRSHHRKRRRSRHRRDSAGSEHESTRGRSYSGHRSSSVRSGSAELIDSTLQWREVQRRQAEASMGQSSVQQASVSKSSVVARSMHSNDSHSDTHSHHKSRRHRKNKSPSDSRNRIWSSELAKHLQFGLVDTAGMTEDQLREIPYTVVETNSKRSTMNMKIHKSGSKGSVGGKSTGSANTITNGSGSTSGQGKNRVDRIRGKCESGQPNLNNDRIRLYFQSSNVTDNTSGRNGSIRSASTISSRECERNSGLVRMMSSMSMGDFISPTGSNLSPLENSALRVSHEHTDSGLGADQDYAYSSERSSDSTRYGTNKSSGASSGSHRKSIGGGGGGGGGGNGTTTYNSLMQQTVSNQQMQHQQQQQQATPRQTSCFAQRQQQQQQPSQTKPIYNNPNSNHQMGKSLAPIHTSSTNSHGPTSLASAHHSATNLTNANEKCASKATHSSATNNNNNNSGVGNRLLNYTTFENNQYKFSLNNVFGKSTGASAGNGHNGSSGNGSSGNITGAHSGGGCSSVDNAYGCGSNLSSSTNRMDSFVEWPNTPAAPYYYQGPSSVAGLHIKKRDAKSDIGVPTRRLSGQAITKTQLLTGQMPTSNCYHTPVPAHTAGMGGFDARLHPAKSDLFLSYIHHGAGGSTVEYERPYIYNYKMPQMPDFLRGTGQAQPQQQLQHAPSEMHPQMSAYHISGAQTADPPPPQQALYKSSFGGSSGTGGVESAMLFGGATPATDVLYYQFDNGKPPIVQQPKSLLHKTANNSASGGGGAGGSVVGPLVFLQHATSTSASTSVQQPQTSTGGGNQSTATPTNTTQSSTCSEGSIDEHNEDELEDVQEVEEENMEELYAEDEEVVKKKDAYNVELTRNDEWLAISPADSASGNNNYSCNAADSIEATDNADDSLAANYNLDNCNANTNINSNSNGCAGNLFYNTNINVNANTNPCTSSNNTSPTNCSAPNVNATPNRNRCNISQMNQNQNHSHNLNQNLSQNQNQNQNQYLVHNSNSNLNSLAQNRNQNSMPNSNTNANVSTIHNQMNPSISSSLEIILSPIIQSSRRAQ